The Amycolatopsis japonica nucleotide sequence CCAGGTAGAAGCCGTCGAAACCGGCCTTGGAGGAGCCGTAGACGAAGTTCGACCGGCGGACCCGCTCACCGGCGACCGAGGACAGCGCGATGACCTTGCCGTGCCCCTGCGTCTTGAGCTTGTTCGACAGCGCGACCCCGACCGACACCGCGGCCGTGTAGTTCACGGTCGCCGCCTCGACGGCCTTCGCGTGGTCCTGCCACAGCTCTTCCTGGTCGCCGAGCAGGCCGAACGCCACGACGGTGACGTCGATGTCGCCACCCTCGAAGGCCTTGTCGATCACGGCGGGGTGGGTGTCCAGTGCCTTGGCGTCGAAATCGACGGTGGACACTTCGGCGCCCTTGTCCTTCAGGCGCTGAGCGGCCGCGTCGAGCCGCGGCGACTGGCGGCCGGCCAGCACGACCCGGAGGGGCCGCTCCGACAGGTACTTCTCCGCGATCGCGAGCGCGATGTCGGAGGTGCCGCCGAGCAGCAGCAGGGACTGGGG carries:
- a CDS encoding decaprenylphospho-beta-D-erythro-pentofuranosid-2-ulose 2-reductase, with product MIDAVGNPQSLLLLGGTSDIALAIAEKYLSERPLRVVLAGRQSPRLDAAAQRLKDKGAEVSTVDFDAKALDTHPAVIDKAFEGGDIDVTVVAFGLLGDQEELWQDHAKAVEAATVNYTAAVSVGVALSNKLKTQGHGKVIALSSVAGERVRRSNFVYGSSKAGFDGFYLGLGEALAEFGVQITVVRSGQVRTKMTEGLKDAPLTVDVEQVAETAVAASRAGKELVWSPAPFRLVMSALRHIPRPIFRKLPI